One genomic region from Streptomyces sp. NBC_01431 encodes:
- a CDS encoding ABC transporter permease — translation MSTTRSERPAGPVRLNWRIRLRRDKSLLLMAVPAVVLLLVFNYVPLFGVVTAFQEYDPLDGVWHSQWVGFDQFQQLFNDPAFWAALKNTLYLSFVQLVLFFPIPIVLALLLNSVLSERIRNFFQSVVYLPHFFSWVLAVTIFQQMLGGAGALNQFLRQHDLGTWDIMTNPHTFALLVTSQVVWKEAGWGIIVFLAALSAINSELYEAAAADGAGRFRRMWHITLPGLRGVIVLMLVLRLGNALSVGFEQFLIQRDAVGHEAADVLDTFSFYYGIASGGYSYGAAAGLFKSGVSLLLIWGANRLAHAFGEDGLYRK, via the coding sequence GTGAGCACCACGCGGTCGGAGCGCCCGGCAGGGCCGGTGCGACTCAACTGGCGGATCAGGCTGCGCCGCGACAAGTCTCTCCTGCTGATGGCCGTGCCCGCGGTCGTTTTGCTCCTGGTGTTCAACTACGTCCCGCTGTTCGGCGTGGTCACCGCCTTCCAGGAGTACGACCCGCTGGACGGGGTCTGGCACAGCCAGTGGGTCGGATTCGACCAGTTCCAACAGCTCTTCAACGACCCGGCGTTCTGGGCCGCGCTGAAGAACACGCTGTACCTCAGCTTCGTCCAGCTCGTCCTGTTCTTCCCGATCCCGATCGTGCTGGCCCTGCTGCTCAACTCGGTGCTCAGCGAGCGGATCCGCAACTTCTTCCAGTCCGTGGTCTACCTGCCACACTTCTTCTCGTGGGTCCTTGCGGTCACGATCTTCCAGCAGATGCTGGGCGGCGCCGGCGCGCTCAACCAGTTCCTGCGCCAGCACGACCTCGGCACCTGGGACATCATGACCAACCCGCACACCTTCGCACTGCTGGTCACCTCGCAGGTGGTGTGGAAGGAGGCGGGCTGGGGGATCATCGTCTTCCTCGCCGCCCTCAGCGCGATCAACAGCGAGCTGTACGAGGCCGCGGCGGCGGACGGAGCCGGGCGGTTCAGGCGGATGTGGCACATCACGCTACCGGGGCTGCGCGGGGTGATCGTGCTGATGCTGGTGCTGCGCCTGGGCAACGCGCTGTCCGTCGGCTTCGAGCAGTTCCTGATCCAGCGGGACGCGGTCGGCCACGAGGCCGCGGACGTCCTGGACACCTTCTCCTTCTACTACGGCATCGCCAGCGGCGGCTACAGCTACGGTGCGGCGGCCGGGCTCTTCAAGAGCGGGGTCTCGCTGCTGCTCATCTGGGGTGCCAACCGGCTGGCGCACGCTTTCGGCGAGGACGGGTTGTACCGGAAATGA
- a CDS encoding ABC transporter substrate-binding protein has translation MSSGLNRRSFLSTTATIAGAAAMTPLLSACGGSTGKSGANSKEGLKAALPTFVPNSKAVKADIAPVQGGADAATDPAYLSYPASPPTSVSGIPGKGGSYTAVTPLWGTNPPVGNSFYQAMNKALGVELTVKPADGNNYNTIVPTMTAAKKLPDWINLPSWWNANFNTGKLAGTQLADLTPYLSGDKIKKYPNLAALPTAAWQIGAWGDKLYGIPCMSTNFAITGPVYYRRDILDSRGITADQVKSADDLMNLGKELTDAKRGVWAFDDVWTYLYTAWGGPQKWKVDNGKLVHLFETQEFLEALDWHYRLATSGYMHPAALAGDQDGLTRFYSGKSLIQGGGGGAWNLADYQSGVAADPKYRRGAFNALAADGKSTPVIYMGASTSMISYLNAGLKPAQIEELLAVANYLAAPYGTAEYTLINFGVEGVHHTRVNGVPTFTTEGKKDVQPQAFPFLAAPSAVLSNPGGDVVTKDYSGWQAANVKTLTKPCFWNTNYSMPPAIAAAEAAQSVNDTIKDCYHGKKKVSDVQAAVSSWRSGPGERLKHWMTDNVLNKNGTGQ, from the coding sequence ATGAGTTCCGGGTTGAACCGCAGGAGCTTTCTGAGCACCACCGCCACGATCGCGGGAGCTGCCGCGATGACGCCCCTGCTGTCCGCCTGCGGCGGCTCGACCGGCAAGTCCGGCGCGAACAGCAAGGAGGGCCTCAAAGCGGCCCTGCCGACCTTCGTGCCGAACAGCAAGGCGGTCAAGGCGGACATAGCCCCGGTACAGGGTGGTGCCGACGCCGCGACCGACCCGGCCTACCTCAGCTACCCCGCCTCCCCGCCCACGAGCGTCTCCGGCATTCCGGGCAAGGGCGGCAGCTACACGGCGGTCACGCCGCTGTGGGGCACCAACCCGCCGGTCGGCAACTCCTTCTACCAGGCGATGAACAAGGCCCTCGGAGTCGAGCTCACCGTCAAGCCGGCGGACGGGAACAACTACAACACCATCGTCCCGACGATGACCGCCGCGAAGAAGCTGCCGGACTGGATCAACCTGCCGTCCTGGTGGAACGCCAACTTCAACACCGGCAAGCTGGCCGGCACACAGCTCGCGGACCTGACCCCGTACCTGTCCGGCGACAAGATCAAGAAGTATCCCAACCTGGCCGCCCTCCCCACCGCCGCCTGGCAGATCGGCGCCTGGGGCGACAAGCTCTACGGGATCCCCTGCATGTCCACCAACTTCGCCATCACCGGCCCCGTCTACTACCGCCGGGACATCCTCGATTCCCGGGGCATCACCGCCGACCAGGTGAAGTCCGCCGACGACCTGATGAACCTCGGCAAGGAACTGACCGACGCCAAGCGGGGCGTGTGGGCCTTCGACGACGTGTGGACCTATCTGTACACGGCCTGGGGCGGTCCCCAGAAGTGGAAGGTCGACAACGGCAAGCTGGTCCACCTCTTCGAGACCCAGGAGTTCCTGGAGGCCCTGGACTGGCACTACCGCCTGGCCACCTCGGGCTATATGCACCCCGCCGCTCTCGCGGGCGACCAGGACGGCCTCACCCGCTTCTACAGCGGGAAGTCCCTCATCCAGGGCGGAGGAGGGGGCGCCTGGAACCTGGCCGACTACCAGTCCGGCGTCGCGGCGGACCCGAAGTACCGCCGGGGCGCCTTCAACGCGCTGGCCGCCGACGGCAAGAGCACACCCGTGATCTACATGGGTGCCTCCACCAGCATGATCAGCTACCTCAACGCCGGCCTGAAGCCGGCTCAGATCGAGGAGCTGCTCGCCGTCGCGAACTACCTCGCCGCTCCCTACGGCACCGCCGAGTACACCTTGATCAACTTCGGTGTCGAGGGCGTCCACCACACCCGGGTGAACGGCGTGCCGACCTTCACGACCGAGGGCAAGAAGGACGTCCAGCCGCAGGCCTTCCCGTTCCTGGCCGCTCCCTCGGCCGTGCTCAGCAACCCGGGCGGCGACGTCGTCACCAAGGACTACTCGGGCTGGCAGGCCGCCAACGTCAAGACGCTCACCAAACCGTGCTTCTGGAACACGAACTACAGCATGCCGCCGGCGATCGCGGCGGCCGAAGCCGCGCAGAGCGTCAATGACACCATCAAGGACTGCTACCACGGCAAGAAGAAGGTCTCCGATGTGCAGGCCGCCGTCTCGAGCTGGAGGTCCGGCCCCGGGGAGCGGCTCAAGCACTGGATGACCGACAACGTCCTCAACAAGAACGGCACCGGTCAGTGA
- a CDS encoding glycoside hydrolase family 3 C-terminal domain-containing protein, whose protein sequence is MNGPSPPARRGVFHVSSVPVSAADLPAFRDPALPLRKRVDDLVERLTLDERLAMLHQYAPAVPRLGLAPFRTGSEALHGVSWLGVATVFPQAVGLGASWDDELVRRVADAVSTELRAFHYHHPPTISTAERGANSLQAWAPVLNLLRDPRWGRNEEAYSEDPVHTARIGEAFCRGLTGDHPTYLRAAPVLKHFLAYNNEDDRCTTSSGLRPRVLQEYDLAAFRPVVASGAATGAMAAYNLVNGRPCHVSPLIEAELRRWAEPTGHELFVVSDAEAPSNLVDPEHYFDDHVESHAAALKAGIDSFTDHGEDSGTPVGRLREALERGLIDEADVNRAVRRQLEVRFRVGEFDPELDPYAGTGPEVIDSPEHRALARQAATESTVLLKNDGLLPLDPLRTPRIAVIGPLAGTLCEDWYSGTMPYQVSIATGLTEAVGAHGGEVVRVEGSDRITLRSRTTGDVLGKCAFDVTDWGGGAFTLRAADTGRFLSLQDDDAVDDDQEVIKSWFVKETFRLEPAGADTVLLRSLFTGRYAAVDPTDGRVRVTAETAAEAERWEREVLRDGAAEARKAAAAADVAVVVLGNHPMVNGRETEDRADIALPEGQQALLRAVAAVRPETALVVMSSYPYALDWADEHLPAVVWTSHGGQETGHALAAVLLGEAEPAGRLPQTWYRGDDPLPAPLDYDIIKAGWTYQYHRAAPLYPFGHGLSYTEFAHRDLRLSQPSISQDGSVDVTVTLANSGQRPGSEVVQVYVRPLEARYEAPRLRLADFRKVRLEPGESRELTFRLSAQQLAHWDVTTATFAVDPGGYEVIVARCADHPVLSAPLTVTGAAAAPRVGVGRRIPAVDFDDYEDVTIVDATRLDGDAVTPTDPTQPATLLFRDIDLSGAARVEAETTREGVGTGGARLEVRLGAQVLTQIDVPVTGDRHAGTVTTAELAAPLDGVHDLTLTLHGDFRLSAFRFAAAD, encoded by the coding sequence ATGAACGGCCCATCGCCTCCAGCCCGCCGAGGGGTATTCCACGTGAGTTCCGTTCCCGTGTCCGCAGCTGACCTGCCTGCTTTCCGTGATCCCGCACTGCCGCTGCGAAAGCGCGTCGACGACCTGGTCGAACGGCTCACGCTCGACGAACGGCTCGCGATGCTCCACCAGTACGCGCCGGCCGTGCCGCGTCTTGGCCTTGCTCCCTTCCGCACCGGCAGCGAAGCCCTGCACGGCGTCTCCTGGCTCGGGGTGGCGACCGTCTTTCCCCAGGCCGTCGGCCTCGGCGCCAGCTGGGACGACGAACTGGTGCGCCGGGTCGCCGACGCGGTCTCGACCGAGCTGCGGGCCTTCCACTACCACCATCCGCCGACGATCAGCACGGCCGAGCGGGGCGCCAACTCACTACAGGCCTGGGCCCCCGTGCTAAACCTGCTGCGCGACCCGCGCTGGGGCCGCAACGAGGAGGCCTACTCCGAGGACCCGGTGCACACCGCCCGGATCGGAGAGGCGTTCTGCCGAGGCCTCACCGGCGACCACCCGACCTACCTGCGGGCCGCCCCGGTGCTCAAGCACTTCCTCGCCTACAACAACGAGGACGACCGCTGCACCACCTCCTCCGGGCTGCGTCCGCGCGTACTCCAGGAGTACGACCTGGCCGCCTTCCGTCCCGTCGTCGCCTCCGGCGCCGCGACCGGCGCGATGGCCGCCTACAACCTCGTCAACGGCCGCCCCTGCCATGTCAGTCCGCTGATCGAGGCGGAACTGCGCCGCTGGGCCGAACCGACCGGTCACGAACTGTTCGTGGTCAGCGACGCCGAAGCCCCCTCCAACCTGGTCGACCCGGAGCACTACTTCGACGACCACGTCGAGTCCCACGCGGCGGCGCTCAAGGCCGGCATCGACAGCTTCACCGACCACGGCGAGGACAGCGGTACGCCGGTCGGCCGGCTGCGCGAGGCGCTGGAGCGAGGTCTGATCGACGAGGCCGACGTGAACCGCGCGGTCCGGCGACAGCTTGAAGTGCGCTTCCGCGTCGGCGAGTTCGACCCCGAGCTGGACCCCTACGCCGGCACCGGCCCCGAGGTGATCGACAGTCCCGAGCACCGCGCCCTGGCCCGGCAGGCCGCGACCGAGTCGACGGTGCTGCTCAAGAACGACGGCCTGCTGCCGCTCGACCCGCTCCGTACCCCGAGGATCGCCGTCATCGGCCCGCTCGCCGGCACGCTGTGCGAGGACTGGTACAGCGGCACCATGCCGTACCAGGTGAGCATCGCCACCGGACTGACCGAGGCCGTCGGCGCCCACGGCGGCGAGGTGGTCCGCGTGGAGGGCTCCGACCGGATCACCCTGCGCTCGCGCACCACAGGTGACGTGCTCGGCAAGTGCGCCTTCGACGTGACCGACTGGGGCGGCGGCGCCTTCACCCTGCGCGCCGCGGACACCGGCCGCTTCCTGAGCCTCCAGGACGACGACGCGGTGGACGACGACCAGGAAGTGATCAAAAGCTGGTTCGTCAAGGAGACCTTCCGGCTGGAGCCGGCCGGTGCGGACACCGTGCTGCTCCGCTCCCTGTTCACCGGGCGCTACGCCGCCGTGGACCCGACCGACGGCAGGGTGAGGGTCACCGCCGAGACCGCGGCCGAGGCCGAGCGCTGGGAGAGGGAAGTGCTGCGCGACGGCGCGGCCGAGGCGCGGAAGGCCGCCGCCGCGGCCGATGTCGCGGTCGTGGTCCTCGGCAACCACCCGATGGTCAACGGCCGCGAGACGGAGGATCGCGCGGACATCGCCCTGCCCGAGGGGCAGCAGGCGCTGCTGCGCGCCGTCGCGGCCGTCCGACCGGAAACGGCGCTGGTCGTGATGAGCAGCTACCCGTACGCCCTCGACTGGGCCGACGAACACCTGCCCGCCGTGGTGTGGACCTCCCACGGCGGGCAGGAAACAGGACACGCGCTGGCCGCCGTCCTGCTCGGCGAGGCCGAGCCCGCGGGCCGGCTGCCGCAGACCTGGTACCGGGGTGACGACCCGCTGCCGGCCCCGCTCGACTACGACATCATCAAGGCGGGCTGGACCTACCAGTACCACCGGGCCGCCCCCCTCTACCCCTTCGGCCACGGCCTGTCCTACACCGAGTTCGCCCACCGCGACCTGCGCCTGTCGCAGCCGTCGATCAGCCAGGATGGTTCGGTCGACGTCACGGTGACCCTGGCCAACAGCGGACAGCGGCCCGGCAGCGAGGTCGTCCAGGTGTACGTCCGGCCCCTGGAGGCCCGCTACGAGGCACCCCGGCTGCGCCTTGCCGACTTCCGCAAGGTCCGGTTGGAGCCGGGGGAGAGCCGCGAGCTGACCTTCCGGCTGTCGGCCCAGCAGCTTGCCCACTGGGACGTCACCACCGCCACCTTCGCCGTCGACCCCGGCGGTTACGAGGTGATCGTCGCCCGCTGCGCCGACCACCCGGTCCTCAGTGCGCCGCTCACCGTGACCGGGGCCGCCGCCGCGCCCCGGGTCGGCGTTGGACGCCGCATCCCGGCGGTCGACTTCGACGACTACGAGGACGTCACCATCGTCGACGCCACCCGCTTGGACGGTGACGCCGTAACGCCCACCGATCCCACCCAGCCCGCCACGCTCCTCTTCCGCGACATCGACCTCTCCGGGGCGGCCAGGGTCGAGGCCGAGACCACCCGCGAGGGCGTCGGCACGGGCGGGGCGCGGCTCGAAGTCCGGCTGGGCGCCCAGGTCCTGACCCAGATCGACGTGCCCGTCACCGGCGACCGCCACGCGGGAACGGTCACCACCGCCGAGCTCGCCGCCCCGCTCGACGGCGTGCACGACCTCACCCTGACCCTGCACGGCGACTTCCGGCTCTCCGCCTTCCGCTTCGCCGCGGCTGACTGA
- a CDS encoding acetylxylan esterase yields the protein MPLTDFALDELVRYQPELTIPQDFDAFWRRTLADARSHGTAVKAERVTSQYALRTVEVDDVRFPGWNGEPVAAWLLRPRGVEGPLPVVVTYIGYCGGRGLPTEHLFWSAAGYAQLVVDSRGQGHDTPDRGMGDGTQWVEGFMTRGIDSPENYYYRRLITDCVRAVDAVAQLPGLDSNRIVVSGGSQGGGLALAVAGLTGDRVAAVMPDVPFLCHFRHAVQIAGEGPYPEIAKYLRWHSRHRVEPTFDTLDYFDGVNFAQRATAPALFGVGLMDPVCPPSTVYAAFNHYAGENRTMTVWPFADHGGGCGSTPPAQLSWLLDLGLAPEL from the coding sequence ATGCCGCTCACCGACTTCGCACTTGACGAACTCGTCCGCTACCAGCCCGAGTTGACCATCCCGCAGGACTTCGACGCGTTCTGGCGACGGACCCTCGCCGACGCCCGCTCGCACGGCACGGCGGTCAAGGCCGAACGCGTCACCTCGCAGTACGCGCTGCGCACCGTCGAGGTCGACGACGTACGGTTCCCCGGCTGGAACGGCGAGCCGGTGGCCGCCTGGCTGCTGCGCCCGCGCGGCGTGGAGGGGCCGCTGCCCGTCGTCGTCACCTACATCGGCTACTGCGGCGGCCGCGGGCTGCCCACCGAGCACCTGTTCTGGTCCGCTGCCGGATACGCCCAACTCGTGGTCGACAGCCGCGGACAGGGCCATGACACCCCGGACCGTGGCATGGGCGACGGCACCCAGTGGGTCGAGGGCTTCATGACCCGGGGCATCGACTCTCCCGAGAACTACTACTACCGGCGGCTGATCACCGACTGCGTGCGCGCCGTGGACGCAGTCGCGCAACTGCCCGGCCTCGACAGCAACCGGATCGTGGTGAGCGGCGGCAGCCAGGGCGGCGGTCTGGCCCTCGCCGTCGCCGGCCTCACCGGGGACCGGGTGGCGGCCGTGATGCCGGACGTCCCGTTCCTGTGCCACTTCCGCCACGCCGTGCAGATAGCCGGGGAGGGGCCGTACCCGGAGATCGCCAAGTACCTGCGCTGGCACAGCCGGCACCGGGTGGAGCCGACCTTCGACACCCTCGACTACTTCGACGGCGTCAACTTCGCCCAGCGCGCCACCGCGCCGGCCCTGTTCGGCGTCGGCCTGATGGACCCGGTGTGCCCGCCCTCCACCGTCTACGCCGCCTTCAACCACTACGCGGGCGAGAACCGGACCATGACGGTGTGGCCCTTCGCCGACCACGGCGGCGGCTGTGGCTCCACCCCGCCCGCCCAGCTCTCCTGGCTGCTCGACCTCGGACTGGCACCGGAGCTGTGA
- a CDS encoding GH1 family beta-glucosidase, with amino-acid sequence MSIPAFPELPAHFRFAATAAYQIEGAHDEDGRGPSVWDTYNHTPGRAVGGATGDTACDHYHRYPEDIALLRDLGVDDYRFSISWPRLLPRGSGPVNPKGLDFYDRLIDELLAADIAPAVTLYHWDLPQALEDRGGWRVRESAEAFAEYAAVAAERYGDRVERWITLNEPFCPAFVGYAEGRHAPGAREGRGALATAHHLLVGHGLAVRELRAAGAREVGITLNLDRLHAVSDSPEDLAALRRAEVLHNEVWTEPLFTGRYPEHEAETWEGLADGPWRRPGDLELIGAPLDFVGINFYRPITVAAAPRREDVPALRTAVDIGVTEPNPYGTRLTTMGWPVVPSAFTELLCDLHSRYPQLPPLWITENGSAEADSVTPDGRVHDAERIDYLADHLAAVADAVAAGVDVRGYYGWSLLDNFEWARGYEQRFGLVHVDYDTLTRTPKDSYHWYRGLITAHRARTEEPAR; translated from the coding sequence ATGAGCATCCCAGCCTTCCCGGAGCTGCCCGCCCATTTCCGCTTCGCCGCCACCGCCGCCTACCAGATCGAGGGCGCCCACGACGAGGACGGCCGCGGCCCGTCCGTCTGGGACACCTACAACCACACCCCGGGCCGTGCCGTCGGCGGCGCCACGGGAGACACCGCCTGCGACCACTATCACCGCTACCCCGAGGACATCGCCCTGCTCCGCGACCTCGGTGTCGACGACTACCGTTTCTCCATCTCCTGGCCGCGCCTGCTGCCGCGGGGAAGTGGCCCGGTCAACCCGAAGGGCCTGGACTTCTACGACCGGTTGATCGACGAACTGCTCGCCGCCGACATCGCGCCCGCCGTCACGCTGTACCACTGGGACCTGCCGCAGGCCCTGGAGGACCGGGGCGGCTGGCGCGTGCGGGAGAGCGCCGAAGCGTTCGCCGAGTACGCCGCCGTGGCCGCCGAGCGCTACGGAGACCGGGTCGAGCGCTGGATCACCCTCAACGAGCCGTTCTGCCCCGCCTTCGTGGGGTACGCCGAGGGCCGGCACGCGCCCGGCGCCCGCGAGGGCCGCGGGGCGCTGGCGACCGCCCACCACCTGCTGGTCGGCCACGGGCTCGCGGTCCGGGAGCTGCGCGCGGCCGGCGCCCGCGAGGTCGGCATCACCCTCAATCTCGACCGCCTGCACGCCGTCTCGGACAGCCCCGAGGACCTCGCCGCCCTGCGCCGGGCCGAGGTACTGCACAACGAGGTCTGGACCGAGCCGCTGTTCACCGGCCGCTACCCCGAGCACGAGGCCGAGACCTGGGAGGGGCTGGCCGACGGCCCCTGGCGGCGGCCGGGGGACCTGGAACTGATCGGCGCGCCGCTGGACTTCGTCGGCATCAACTTCTACCGGCCGATCACCGTCGCGGCTGCCCCACGCCGCGAGGACGTGCCCGCACTGCGCACCGCCGTGGACATCGGCGTCACCGAGCCGAACCCGTACGGCACCCGGCTCACCACCATGGGCTGGCCCGTCGTCCCGTCCGCGTTCACCGAGCTGCTCTGCGACCTCCACTCCCGCTACCCGCAGCTCCCGCCGCTGTGGATCACCGAGAACGGCTCCGCCGAGGCCGACAGCGTCACCCCCGACGGCCGCGTCCACGACGCGGAACGGATCGACTACCTGGCCGACCACCTCGCCGCCGTCGCCGACGCCGTGGCGGCCGGGGTCGACGTGCGCGGCTACTACGGGTGGTCCCTGCTGGACAACTTCGAATGGGCCCGCGGCTATGAACAGCGCTTCGGCCTGGTCCACGTCGACTACGACACCCTGACCCGAACCCCCAAGGACAGTTACCACTGGTACCGGGGTCTGATCACCGCGCACCGCGCGCGGACGGAGGAACCTGCCCGATGA
- the yicI gene encoding alpha-xylosidase, producing the protein MKFTDGYWLMRPGVTARCAAEVADVRTDEDRMTLYAPVKHVRGRGDTLNSPLLTIECWSPAEGVIGVRTTHHAGSVRHGPEFALPGSEPDAGKVRRDGDLVELCAGELTLRVDTAKPWQLEFTAGGRVLTSVGERGTGYATDGDGRHHMFGQLSLGVGELVYGLGERFTPFVRNGQVVDIWQADGGTSSEQAYKNVPFHLTNRGYGVFVNHPGKVSYEIGSESVGQVQFSVEDQSLEYFIVHGPTPKLILERYTALTGRPALPPAWALGLWLTTSFTTEYDEATVNRFVGGMAERGIPLSVFHLDCFWMREYQWCDFVWDPETFPDPAGMLARLKQQGLRISAWINPYIAQKSELFAEGMREGHLVRRPDGSVWQWDLWQPGTALVDFTNPAARDWYTGKLRTLLDVGVDCFKTDFGERIPTDVVWYDGSDPERMHNYYTHLYNQTVFELLREERGEGEALLFARSATAGGQQYPVHWGGDCESHFNAMAESLRGGLSLGLSGFGFWSHDIGGFEGTPTPAVFKRWTQFGLLSSHSRLHGSKSYRVPWDFGAEAVEVTREFTLLKHRLAPYLQHAAQQAHATGVPVMRAMVLEFPDDPAATTLDRQYMLGDDLLVAPVFTDDGTVEYYVPEGTWTNILTGGQVTGPRWVREQHGFHTLPLLARPDSVIPLGADDQHPVSAWADGVELRVHAFADGAERTVLIPRTDGPGETARFHLRRTGDRLRVTTDSTHPWQLRIGGPDGPLHVNPADTGEADIPYPA; encoded by the coding sequence ATGAAGTTCACCGACGGCTACTGGCTGATGCGCCCGGGTGTCACCGCGCGCTGCGCCGCCGAGGTCGCTGACGTCCGGACCGACGAGGACCGGATGACCCTCTACGCGCCCGTGAAGCACGTCCGCGGCCGCGGTGACACGCTCAACAGCCCACTGCTGACCATCGAGTGCTGGTCCCCGGCCGAGGGTGTGATCGGGGTGCGCACCACCCACCACGCCGGTTCGGTGCGGCACGGACCGGAGTTCGCGCTGCCCGGCTCCGAACCGGACGCCGGAAAGGTGCGCCGGGACGGCGACCTGGTGGAGCTCTGCGCCGGCGAACTGACGCTGCGCGTGGACACCGCCAAGCCGTGGCAGCTGGAGTTCACCGCCGGTGGCCGGGTGCTGACCTCGGTGGGCGAGCGTGGCACCGGCTACGCCACAGACGGAGACGGCCGTCACCACATGTTCGGACAACTCTCCCTGGGTGTAGGGGAGTTGGTCTACGGTCTGGGAGAGCGGTTCACCCCGTTCGTCCGCAACGGTCAAGTGGTGGACATCTGGCAGGCGGATGGCGGCACCAGTAGCGAACAGGCCTACAAGAACGTCCCGTTCCACCTGACCAACCGTGGCTATGGCGTCTTCGTCAACCACCCCGGCAAGGTCAGTTACGAGATCGGCTCCGAGTCCGTCGGCCAGGTGCAGTTCAGCGTCGAGGACCAGTCGCTGGAGTACTTCATCGTCCACGGCCCGACACCCAAGCTGATCCTGGAGCGCTACACCGCGCTCACCGGCCGCCCGGCACTGCCCCCGGCCTGGGCTCTGGGCCTGTGGCTGACCACCTCCTTCACCACGGAGTACGACGAGGCCACCGTCAACCGGTTCGTCGGCGGCATGGCGGAGCGCGGCATCCCGCTGAGCGTCTTCCACCTCGACTGCTTCTGGATGCGCGAGTACCAGTGGTGCGACTTCGTGTGGGATCCGGAGACCTTCCCGGACCCGGCCGGCATGCTGGCCCGCCTCAAGCAGCAGGGCCTGCGCATCTCCGCCTGGATCAACCCCTACATCGCGCAGAAGTCGGAGCTGTTCGCCGAGGGCATGCGCGAGGGCCACCTGGTGCGGCGGCCGGACGGCAGCGTCTGGCAGTGGGACCTGTGGCAGCCGGGCACGGCCCTGGTGGACTTCACCAACCCCGCCGCCCGAGACTGGTACACAGGCAAACTGCGCACCCTGCTTGACGTCGGCGTGGACTGCTTCAAAACCGACTTCGGCGAACGCATCCCCACCGATGTGGTCTGGTACGACGGCTCCGATCCGGAGCGGATGCACAACTACTACACCCACCTGTACAACCAGACGGTGTTCGAGCTGCTCCGCGAAGAGCGCGGTGAGGGCGAGGCACTGCTCTTCGCCCGTTCCGCCACCGCCGGCGGCCAGCAGTACCCGGTGCACTGGGGCGGCGACTGTGAGTCCCACTTCAACGCCATGGCGGAGTCGCTGCGCGGCGGGCTCTCCCTGGGCCTGTCCGGCTTCGGTTTCTGGAGCCATGACATCGGCGGCTTCGAGGGCACTCCGACTCCCGCGGTCTTCAAGCGCTGGACGCAGTTCGGCCTGCTCTCCTCGCACAGCCGGCTGCACGGCAGCAAGTCCTACCGCGTGCCGTGGGACTTCGGGGCGGAGGCCGTCGAGGTCACCCGCGAGTTCACCCTGCTCAAGCACCGCCTGGCGCCCTACCTCCAGCACGCGGCCCAGCAGGCACACGCCACCGGCGTCCCGGTGATGCGCGCGATGGTGCTGGAGTTCCCGGACGACCCGGCCGCCACCACGCTCGACCGGCAGTACATGCTCGGCGACGACCTGCTCGTCGCCCCCGTCTTCACCGACGACGGCACGGTCGAGTACTACGTGCCCGAGGGGACGTGGACCAACATCCTGACCGGCGGCCAGGTCACCGGCCCACGCTGGGTACGTGAACAACACGGGTTCCACACCCTGCCGCTGCTCGCCCGCCCCGACTCCGTCATCCCGCTCGGCGCGGACGACCAGCACCCGGTCTCCGCCTGGGCCGACGGCGTCGAACTGCGCGTCCACGCCTTCGCCGACGGCGCCGAGCGCACCGTGCTGATCCCGCGCACCGACGGCCCCGGCGAGACGGCCCGCTTCCACCTGCGCCGCACGGGCGACCGCCTGAGGGTGACCACCGACAGCACCCACCCCTGGCAGCTGCGGATCGGCGGCCCGGACGGACCCCTGCACGTCAACCCCGCCGACACCGGTGAGGCCGACATCCCCTACCCGGCCTGA
- a CDS encoding hemerythrin domain-containing protein — protein MGHGGNVIDELMSDHREVEEMFGRIQAMSGQGRQLRDLVDQVTIELVRHSVAEEQYLYPAVREHVDGGDSIADKEIEDHNRVEKLLKRLEKTDIGSSEMSPLLQQLMDEVAAHVQDEESNLFPMLRQACTPQQLDDLGDKIRRAKSMAPTRPHPSAPSTPPANKLLAPGVGLVDRARDFVTGRGKS, from the coding sequence ATGGGGCACGGCGGCAACGTCATCGACGAGCTGATGAGCGACCACCGAGAGGTCGAGGAGATGTTCGGCCGCATCCAGGCGATGAGCGGCCAGGGCCGACAGCTGCGTGACCTGGTGGACCAGGTCACGATCGAACTGGTGCGGCACTCGGTCGCCGAGGAGCAGTACCTGTACCCGGCGGTCCGCGAGCACGTCGACGGCGGCGACAGCATCGCGGACAAGGAGATCGAGGACCACAACCGGGTCGAGAAGCTCCTCAAGCGGCTGGAGAAGACGGACATCGGGTCCTCCGAGATGAGTCCGCTGCTTCAGCAGCTCATGGACGAGGTCGCCGCACACGTGCAGGACGAGGAGAGCAACCTCTTTCCGATGCTGCGCCAGGCCTGCACCCCGCAGCAGCTGGACGACCTCGGCGACAAGATCCGCCGGGCCAAGTCCATGGCACCCACCCGCCCGCACCCCTCCGCACCGAGCACACCGCCGGCGAACAAGCTCCTCGCCCCGGGCGTCGGCCTTGTGGACCGCGCGCGCGACTTCGTCACCGGCCGCGGCAAGTCGTAA